A single Roseomonas gilardii DNA region contains:
- a CDS encoding carbohydrate ABC transporter permease, whose amino-acid sequence MNAARPFRRFLLLGGVTGLCAWTLIPIALLALGALGGRDFVSRWPKSLGANDFSLETLRAFLAIDGVWAATWVSIQAAVLCMFIALLFGVPAGYALARFAFRGAGAYRVLILMTRAFPVAILALPLTVGFIRLGVYDTPFGVALLHAVLATPFATLVCASLFQGIPVELEEASWVFGCSRLTGFVKVVLPLALPGIAAASIFAFVLSWNEVFAASVLTVRHRTLTAYLLSVLSESPLHVQFAGGLILIIPSILFIFLVRRRLFAMWGIGNR is encoded by the coding sequence GTGAACGCCGCGCGGCCTTTCCGTCGCTTCCTGCTGCTGGGCGGGGTGACCGGCCTCTGCGCCTGGACACTGATCCCCATCGCCCTGCTGGCGCTCGGGGCCCTGGGTGGACGGGACTTCGTGTCCCGTTGGCCGAAGAGCCTCGGCGCCAACGATTTCTCGCTGGAGACCCTGCGGGCATTCCTGGCCATCGACGGCGTCTGGGCCGCCACCTGGGTCAGCATCCAGGCGGCGGTCCTGTGCATGTTCATCGCCCTGCTCTTCGGGGTTCCGGCGGGCTATGCGCTGGCCCGCTTCGCCTTCCGCGGCGCGGGGGCTTATCGCGTGCTGATCCTGATGACCCGCGCCTTCCCCGTGGCGATCCTGGCCCTCCCGTTGACCGTGGGCTTCATCCGCCTCGGGGTCTACGACACGCCCTTCGGTGTGGCGTTGCTGCATGCGGTGCTGGCGACCCCCTTCGCTACCTTGGTCTGCGCCAGCCTGTTTCAGGGCATCCCGGTGGAGCTGGAGGAGGCCTCCTGGGTCTTCGGCTGCTCCCGCTTGACGGGCTTCGTGAAGGTGGTGCTGCCGCTCGCCCTCCCGGGCATCGCGGCAGCCTCGATCTTCGCCTTCGTGCTGAGCTGGAACGAGGTCTTCGCGGCCTCGGTGCTGACGGTGCGGCACCGGACCCTGACGGCCTACCTGCTCTCCGTCCTGTCAGAATCGCCGCTGCATGTGCAGTTCGCCGGCGGGCTGATCCTGATCATTCCCTCCATCCTCTTCATCTTCCTGGTACGCCGCCGCCTCTTCGCGATGTGGGGCATCGGGAACCGATGA
- a CDS encoding carbohydrate ABC transporter permease encodes MAHRRSAALPYLLIAPSVLFLGALFLVPLFQTAVLAFQSGGSWSMENVHRMVDDINFTDAVRNTFSVVLLVVPLQLALALGMTMMLRHVRRGRDLILWVWSIPLGISDLAAGLVWLALLTDLGWVNSLLFRLGLTQGPQSWLTYETPWALLAAIVVAELWRATAIVFVILLAGVQLLPKEYEEAAEVFGASPWRRFVKVTLPLLRPSIQTALILRTVLAFEMFAMALALGGRNFPVLVSEAFNWQYGSQDYGVAAAYAVLVMLISLAATVLYLLLLRVPAEQRS; translated from the coding sequence TTGGCCCATCGCCGCAGCGCCGCTCTGCCATATCTTCTGATCGCGCCCTCGGTGCTCTTCCTGGGGGCGCTCTTCCTGGTGCCACTGTTCCAGACGGCAGTACTGGCCTTCCAGTCGGGCGGAAGCTGGTCGATGGAGAACGTCCATCGCATGGTGGACGACATCAACTTCACGGACGCGGTCCGCAATACCTTCTCAGTGGTGCTGCTGGTGGTGCCGCTGCAGCTCGCCCTGGCGCTTGGCATGACCATGATGCTGCGGCATGTGCGACGCGGGCGAGACCTGATCCTGTGGGTCTGGTCCATTCCGCTGGGCATCTCCGACCTCGCCGCCGGCCTGGTCTGGCTGGCGCTGCTGACCGATCTCGGCTGGGTCAACAGCCTGCTCTTCCGCCTCGGCCTGACGCAGGGACCGCAGAGCTGGCTGACCTATGAGACGCCCTGGGCCCTGCTCGCCGCCATCGTGGTGGCGGAGCTCTGGCGGGCGACCGCCATCGTCTTCGTTATCCTCCTGGCCGGGGTGCAGCTTCTGCCGAAGGAGTACGAGGAGGCGGCGGAGGTCTTCGGCGCCTCCCCCTGGCGACGCTTCGTCAAGGTGACGCTGCCGCTGCTCAGGCCCTCCATCCAGACGGCGCTGATCCTGCGTACCGTGCTGGCCTTCGAGATGTTCGCCATGGCCCTGGCCCTGGGCGGGCGGAATTTCCCCGTGCTGGTGAGCGAGGCCTTCAACTGGCAGTACGGGAGCCAGGACTACGGCGTGGCCGCCGCCTATGCGGTGCTGGTGATGCTGATCTCGCTGGCGGCCACCGTGCTCTACCTGCTGTTGCTGCGCGTCCCGGCGGAGCAGCGTTCGTGA
- a CDS encoding ABC transporter ATP-binding protein has protein sequence MATIEIDGIRKSFGAVQALQAVDLQVRDGEFLALLGPSGCGKTTLLRIIAGLESQTGGRVRIDGRDVSDLPPRRRGLAMVFQNYAVFPHLTVFENVAFGLRMAKAPKERVQRQVERAAALLHIEPYLSRHPGQLSGGQRQRVAVARALAVEPEVLLMDEPLSNLDALLRLEMRAELKSVLAEAGTTTIYVTHDQTEAMGLADRIAVMQAGRIEQIGSPSEIYHRPRSRFVGGFVGSPPMNFLRLPVRDGQVMLAELPLPAPQGAEEEVLLGLRAEDLTPVAQGQGFGFTLRVAEPLGSHVLLTGHAAGQPMRVVVPYETGGPGADLSPGRVLHLRPHPERLNWMDAQTGQSLEGA, from the coding sequence ATGGCGACCATCGAGATCGACGGCATCCGCAAGAGTTTCGGCGCCGTCCAGGCCCTGCAGGCGGTGGATCTGCAGGTGCGGGACGGCGAGTTCCTGGCACTGCTGGGCCCCTCGGGATGCGGTAAGACCACGCTGCTGCGGATCATCGCCGGGCTGGAGAGCCAGACGGGAGGGCGCGTCCGCATCGATGGCCGCGACGTGTCCGACCTGCCGCCAAGGCGGCGGGGCCTCGCCATGGTCTTCCAGAACTACGCGGTGTTTCCGCACCTGACGGTCTTCGAGAATGTCGCCTTCGGTCTGCGGATGGCGAAGGCGCCGAAGGAGCGCGTGCAGCGCCAGGTCGAGCGCGCGGCGGCCCTGCTGCACATCGAGCCCTATCTTTCCCGCCATCCCGGCCAGCTTTCCGGCGGGCAGCGGCAGCGCGTGGCGGTGGCGCGGGCCCTGGCGGTGGAGCCCGAGGTGCTGCTGATGGACGAGCCACTTTCCAACCTCGACGCATTGCTGCGCCTGGAGATGCGGGCGGAGCTGAAATCCGTGCTGGCGGAGGCGGGAACGACCACGATCTACGTCACCCATGACCAGACCGAGGCGATGGGTCTCGCCGACCGGATTGCGGTGATGCAGGCCGGGCGCATCGAGCAGATCGGCAGCCCCTCGGAGATCTACCACCGTCCGCGCTCGCGCTTCGTCGGCGGCTTCGTCGGCAGTCCGCCGATGAACTTCCTCCGCCTGCCCGTGCGGGACGGACAGGTGATGCTGGCGGAACTGCCGCTCCCGGCGCCGCAGGGTGCAGAGGAGGAGGTGCTGCTGGGCCTTCGCGCCGAGGACCTGACGCCCGTGGCGCAGGGCCAGGGCTTCGGCTTCACCCTGAGGGTGGCTGAACCGCTCGGCTCGCATGTCCTGCTGACGGGCCATGCGGCGGGGCAGCCGATGCGCGTGGTCGTCCCTTATGAAACCGGTGGACCGGGGGCGGATCTCTCCCCTGGCCGCGTTCTTCACCTGCGCCCGCATCCGGAGCGCTTGAACTGGATGGATGCGCAGACAGGCCAGTCCCTGGAGGGAGCATGA